A genomic stretch from Mycobacterium paraterrae includes:
- a CDS encoding ABC transporter ATP-binding protein: protein MGIGISVEGLTKSFGSQRIWEDVTMEIPEGEVSVLLGPSGTGKSVFLKSLIGLLRPERGSIIVDGTDITECSAKELYDIRTLFGVMFQDGALFGSMNLYDNTAFPLREHTKKKESEIRDIVMEKLDMVGLTGDEKKFPGEISGGMRKRAGLARSLVLDPQIILCDEPDSGLDPVRTAYLSQLLIDINAQIDCTILIVTHNINIARTVPDNMGMLFRRKLVMFGPREVLLTSDEPVVRQFLNGRRIGPIGMSEEKDEATMAEEQAHLEAGHHDGGVDEIEGVPPQVTATPGMPERKAAKRRQDRVRENLHLLPKQAQEAILESFENDKTAHNPAHKYEDPDTASIPTQRG, encoded by the coding sequence ATGGGCATCGGTATCTCGGTCGAGGGACTGACCAAGTCCTTCGGGTCCCAGCGAATCTGGGAAGACGTCACGATGGAAATCCCGGAGGGGGAAGTCAGCGTTCTGCTGGGCCCCTCGGGTACGGGCAAGTCCGTCTTCTTGAAGTCGTTGATTGGTCTGCTGCGCCCCGAGCGGGGTTCGATCATCGTCGACGGCACCGACATCACCGAGTGTTCGGCCAAGGAGCTCTACGACATTCGCACCCTGTTCGGCGTCATGTTCCAGGACGGCGCGCTGTTCGGGTCGATGAACCTCTACGACAACACCGCATTCCCGCTGCGCGAGCACACCAAGAAGAAGGAAAGCGAAATCCGTGACATCGTCATGGAGAAGCTGGACATGGTGGGTCTGACCGGGGATGAGAAGAAGTTCCCCGGTGAGATCTCCGGTGGTATGCGCAAGCGTGCCGGGCTGGCCCGCTCGCTGGTGCTCGACCCGCAGATCATCCTGTGTGACGAGCCGGACTCCGGTCTGGACCCGGTGCGTACCGCATACCTATCGCAGCTGTTGATCGACATCAACGCCCAGATCGACTGCACGATCTTGATCGTCACGCACAACATCAACATCGCCCGCACGGTGCCTGACAACATGGGCATGCTGTTCCGCCGCAAGCTGGTCATGTTCGGCCCGCGCGAGGTGTTGTTGACCTCTGATGAGCCGGTGGTGCGCCAGTTCCTCAACGGCCGCCGGATCGGGCCGATCGGTATGTCGGAGGAAAAAGACGAGGCCACCATGGCCGAGGAGCAGGCCCACTTGGAGGCCGGCCACCACGACGGTGGTGTCGACGAGATCGAGGGCGTGCCGCCACAGGTCACCGCGACGCCCGGGATGCCGGAGCGTAAAGCCGCCAAGCGCCGCCAGGACCGGGTCCGGGAGAACCTGCACCTGCTGCCCAAGCAGGCCCAGGAAGCCATCCTCGAGTCCTTTGAAAACGACAAGACCGCGCACAACCCGGCCCACAAGTACGAAGACCCCGACACCGCCTCGATACCGACGCAGCGCGGGTAG
- the rplJ gene encoding 50S ribosomal protein L10 translates to MAQADKATAVADIAEQFKSSTATVITEYRGLTVANLAELRRSLAGSATYSVAKNTLIKRAASDAGVEGLDELFVGPTAIAFVSGEAVDAAKAIKKFAKDHKALVIKGGYMDGRALSVAEVEQIADLESREVLLAKLAGAMKANLSKAAGLFNAPASQMARLALALQEKKAAEAPADATAPAAEAPSAEAETTETSAESPAETTE, encoded by the coding sequence ATGGCACAGGCTGACAAGGCCACAGCCGTTGCAGACATCGCTGAGCAGTTCAAGAGCTCAACGGCGACCGTGATCACCGAGTATCGCGGGTTGACGGTCGCGAACCTGGCCGAGCTGCGCCGCTCGCTGGCTGGTTCGGCGACGTACTCCGTCGCCAAGAACACGCTGATCAAGCGGGCCGCGTCGGACGCCGGCGTCGAAGGTCTCGACGAACTGTTCGTCGGCCCGACCGCGATCGCGTTCGTCAGCGGCGAGGCCGTCGACGCCGCCAAGGCGATCAAGAAGTTCGCCAAGGACCACAAGGCACTGGTCATCAAGGGCGGCTACATGGACGGCCGCGCGTTGTCGGTCGCCGAAGTCGAGCAGATCGCCGACTTGGAGTCGCGCGAGGTCCTGCTGGCCAAGCTGGCCGGAGCGATGAAGGCCAACCTGTCCAAGGCGGCCGGGCTGTTCAATGCGCCCGCCTCGCAGATGGCCAGGCTTGCCCTTGCACTGCAAGAGAAGAAAGCCGCCGAAGCCCCGGCCGACGCTACGGCCCCCGCCGCCGAAGCGCCGTCTGCCGAGGCAGAGACCACCGAAACATCTGCGGAATCACCCGCCGAAACCACCGAATAA
- a CDS encoding TetR/AcrR family transcriptional regulator, with translation MTSSIPRQPRNVRDELLRVAVDILDQDGPDGLQTRKIASAAGTSTMAVYTYFSGMPGLIAAVAEEGLRQFDAALTMPLTDDPVADLMATGIAYRRYAIERPHMYRLMFGSTSAHGINAPAHDVLTLTLAEINDHYPSFAHVVRGVHRAMQAGRIGGSPDDDAGVVATAAQFWAAIHGFVMLELAGSYGAQGNAVGPVLAALTTNLLVALGDSPELVRKSQLAAVQR, from the coding sequence ATGACGTCTTCGATTCCCCGCCAGCCGCGCAACGTGCGCGACGAACTGCTGCGCGTCGCCGTCGACATCCTCGACCAGGACGGGCCGGACGGACTGCAGACGCGCAAAATCGCCAGCGCCGCCGGAACGTCGACGATGGCGGTCTACACATACTTCAGCGGTATGCCGGGCCTGATCGCCGCGGTTGCCGAAGAAGGGTTGCGTCAGTTCGACGCGGCGTTGACGATGCCGTTGACCGACGACCCGGTCGCGGATCTGATGGCGACCGGAATCGCCTACCGGCGCTATGCGATCGAGCGGCCGCACATGTATCGGTTGATGTTCGGCAGCACCAGCGCGCACGGGATCAATGCGCCGGCGCACGACGTGCTCACGCTGACCCTGGCCGAGATCAACGACCACTACCCCAGTTTTGCGCACGTCGTGCGCGGCGTGCACCGGGCGATGCAAGCCGGCCGGATCGGCGGCTCACCCGACGACGATGCTGGTGTGGTGGCGACCGCCGCGCAGTTCTGGGCGGCGATTCACGGGTTCGTGATGCTGGAGCTGGCCGGGTCGTACGGCGCGCAGGGCAACGCGGTCGGTCCGGTGCTGGCGGCGTTGACGACGAATTTGCTCGTGGCCCTGGGTGATTCGCCGGAGCTGGTGCGCAAGTCGCAGCTGGCGGCGGTGCAGCGCTGA
- the rplL gene encoding 50S ribosomal protein L7/L12 — MSKLSTDELLDAFKELTLLELSEFVKKFEETFEVTAAAPVAVAAAGPAAGGAPAEAAEEQSEFDVILEAAGDKKIGVIKVVREIVSGLGLKEAKDLVDGAPKPVLEKAPKEAADDAKAKLEAAGATVTVK, encoded by the coding sequence ATGTCCAAGCTCTCCACCGACGAACTGCTCGACGCCTTCAAGGAACTGACCCTGCTCGAGCTCTCGGAGTTCGTGAAGAAGTTCGAAGAGACCTTCGAGGTCACCGCGGCCGCTCCGGTCGCCGTCGCCGCTGCCGGCCCCGCCGCCGGTGGTGCCCCGGCCGAGGCCGCCGAGGAGCAGTCGGAGTTCGACGTCATCCTCGAGGCCGCCGGTGACAAGAAGATCGGCGTCATCAAGGTCGTGCGTGAAATCGTCTCCGGCCTTGGCCTGAAGGAAGCCAAGGACCTGGTCGACGGCGCGCCGAAGCCGGTTCTGGAGAAGGCGCCCAAGGAGGCCGCCGACGACGCCAAGGCCAAGCTCGAGGCCGCCGGCGCCACGGTCACCGTCAAGTAG
- a CDS encoding DUF7158 domain-containing protein — MTIAVVQGVPVPVEELDAREARLRDGPLAAALPAVGTSEGRQLRRWLTQLIVTERVVAVEAEVLDVDLDNAPAEDDLLPDIAARLEIGSIAAAALADPRARALFARITADVAVSDDDVAAYHDRNPLRFAGSRPDHHGWRSPATTIPPLPEVRSVIAEHLRAAARRRAFRVWLDQRRADLVQLAHGYEHPGDPRQPDNTHRH, encoded by the coding sequence ATGACTATCGCTGTCGTGCAAGGAGTTCCGGTGCCCGTCGAGGAGCTCGACGCCCGCGAGGCGCGGCTGCGTGACGGGCCGCTGGCGGCCGCCCTACCCGCCGTTGGCACCAGTGAAGGCAGGCAGCTGCGGCGCTGGCTCACTCAGCTCATCGTCACCGAACGCGTCGTCGCCGTCGAAGCCGAGGTCCTCGACGTCGATCTTGACAACGCCCCCGCCGAGGACGACCTGCTGCCCGACATCGCCGCCCGACTCGAGATCGGCAGTATCGCCGCCGCCGCCCTCGCCGACCCCCGCGCGCGAGCGCTGTTCGCCCGCATCACCGCCGATGTTGCGGTGAGCGACGACGACGTCGCCGCCTACCACGACCGAAACCCGTTACGGTTCGCTGGCTCTCGGCCGGACCACCACGGCTGGCGTTCCCCAGCGACGACCATCCCACCACTTCCGGAGGTGCGTTCCGTGATCGCCGAGCACCTACGGGCCGCCGCACGGCGTCGCGCGTTCCGGGTATGGCTGGACCAACGCCGCGCCGACCTGGTACAGCTCGCGCACGGCTACGAGCATCCCGGCGACCCGCGTCAGCCCGACAACACCCATCGGCACTGA
- a CDS encoding ROK family protein yields MLTLALDIGGTKLAVGLVNPAGDLLHSFVQPTPKHQDAEHVWSVLDRMIADAITTADGAVAAVGIGCAGPIDGVAGTVSPINIPSWQGFALRDRVASVVADVPVELAGDGTCMALGEHWRGAGDGARFMLGMVVSTGVGGGLVFDGKPYHGRTGNAGHVGHVVVEPDGQRCACGGQGCVETVASGPWMTRWALANGWAGPPDADAVALADAAQAGDAAALSAFQRGATALAAMIASVGAVCDLDLVVLGGGVARSGPLLFDPLRAALANYAGLSFVRGLRVVPAALGGNAGLIGAAALVSRVT; encoded by the coding sequence ATGCTGACCCTGGCGCTCGACATCGGCGGCACCAAGCTTGCCGTCGGACTCGTCAACCCTGCGGGCGACCTCCTGCACAGCTTCGTCCAGCCGACCCCGAAACACCAAGACGCCGAACATGTCTGGAGCGTTCTCGATCGGATGATCGCCGACGCGATCACGACCGCCGACGGCGCCGTCGCTGCGGTAGGCATCGGATGCGCGGGCCCGATCGACGGGGTCGCGGGAACGGTCAGTCCGATCAATATCCCCTCCTGGCAAGGCTTTGCGCTGCGCGACCGGGTCGCCTCGGTGGTGGCCGACGTGCCGGTGGAATTGGCCGGGGACGGCACCTGCATGGCCCTCGGCGAGCATTGGCGTGGCGCCGGAGACGGGGCACGCTTCATGCTCGGCATGGTGGTCTCGACCGGGGTCGGCGGCGGACTGGTGTTCGACGGCAAGCCGTATCACGGGCGGACCGGCAACGCCGGCCACGTCGGCCACGTCGTCGTCGAACCCGACGGGCAGCGTTGCGCCTGCGGCGGACAGGGGTGCGTGGAGACCGTCGCATCCGGTCCGTGGATGACCCGGTGGGCCCTGGCCAACGGCTGGGCCGGGCCACCGGACGCCGACGCCGTCGCGCTCGCCGACGCCGCACAGGCCGGTGATGCCGCAGCGCTCAGCGCTTTTCAGCGGGGGGCCACCGCGCTTGCGGCGATGATCGCGTCGGTCGGCGCCGTGTGCGATCTCGACCTCGTCGTCCTCGGTGGCGGAGTGGCGAGATCCGGCCCGCTGCTATTCGACCCGCTGCGGGCCGCGCTCGCGAATTACGCGGGGCTGAGCTTCGTCCGCGGCCTACGGGTGGTACCGGCCGCGCTCGGCGGCAACGCCGGCTTGATCGGGGCCGCCGCTCTTGTCTCACGAGTCACTTGA
- a CDS encoding carotenoid oxygenase family protein gives MTNAVTTPPANPYLDDFLAPVRDEVTATDLPVTGHIPDFLHGRYLRNGPNPVAEVDPVTYHWFTGDGMVHGVSLQGGKANWYRNRWVRSAAVRQALGEAAVAPNLKSGMQALGANTNVLAHAGKTLALVEGGVANYELTDELDTVGACDFDGTLYGGYAAHPHRDPRTGELHAVNYSFARGKSVQYSVIDTTGRARRTVDISVSGSPMMHDFSLTDKYVVLYDLPVTLDPMQVLPTKMPRWMRRPAQIVAEAVVGQVPVPGPIAARFNRNEKSDYRLPYAWNPKYPARIGVMPREGGNSDVRWFDVEPCYVYHPLNAYSEDRNGQEVLVLDVVRYERMFDRDRRGPGDTAPTLDRWTINLVTGKVGTERLDDRSQEFPRINETLLGSKHRFGYTVGIEGGFVDSGRSQMLSSLYKHDFASGSSMVAPLDPELLLGEMSFVPRPAADSASLSEDDGILIGYGYHRGRAEGQLVLLDAQTCESVATVHLPQRVPMGFHGNWAPQD, from the coding sequence GTGACCAACGCCGTAACTACACCGCCGGCCAACCCATATCTGGATGATTTCCTCGCCCCGGTCCGCGACGAGGTGACCGCCACCGACTTGCCGGTCACCGGGCACATCCCGGATTTCTTGCACGGTCGCTACTTGCGCAACGGGCCGAACCCGGTCGCCGAGGTCGACCCGGTGACGTATCACTGGTTCACCGGCGACGGAATGGTCCACGGGGTGTCGCTGCAGGGCGGAAAGGCCAACTGGTATCGCAACCGGTGGGTGCGCAGCGCTGCGGTCCGTCAGGCCCTGGGTGAGGCCGCTGTCGCGCCGAACCTGAAGAGCGGCATGCAGGCGCTGGGCGCCAACACCAACGTCTTGGCCCACGCCGGCAAGACGCTGGCGCTGGTCGAGGGTGGTGTCGCCAATTACGAACTCACCGACGAGCTCGACACCGTCGGGGCATGCGACTTCGACGGCACCCTGTATGGCGGCTATGCCGCCCACCCGCATCGCGACCCGCGTACCGGCGAACTGCACGCGGTGAATTACTCGTTCGCACGCGGCAAGTCGGTGCAGTATTCCGTGATCGACACAACCGGGCGGGCCCGTCGCACCGTCGACATCTCGGTATCGGGGTCGCCGATGATGCACGACTTCTCGCTGACAGATAAATACGTCGTGCTTTACGACTTGCCGGTCACGCTCGACCCGATGCAGGTGCTGCCGACGAAGATGCCACGCTGGATGCGGCGCCCGGCCCAGATCGTGGCCGAAGCCGTCGTCGGTCAGGTGCCGGTGCCCGGGCCGATCGCCGCGAGGTTCAACCGCAACGAGAAGTCGGATTACCGGCTGCCTTACGCCTGGAACCCGAAGTACCCGGCGCGCATCGGCGTGATGCCGCGCGAAGGTGGAAACAGTGATGTGCGGTGGTTCGACGTCGAACCCTGCTACGTCTACCACCCGCTGAATGCTTACTCGGAGGACCGCAACGGCCAGGAAGTGCTGGTACTCGACGTGGTCCGGTACGAGCGGATGTTCGACCGCGACCGTCGTGGACCCGGTGACACCGCACCCACCCTGGACCGGTGGACGATCAACCTCGTCACCGGAAAAGTCGGGACCGAACGCCTCGACGACCGCTCGCAGGAGTTCCCGCGGATCAACGAGACACTGCTGGGCAGCAAGCACCGCTTCGGCTACACCGTCGGCATCGAGGGTGGCTTCGTGGACTCAGGCAGATCGCAAATGCTGTCGTCGCTCTACAAGCACGACTTTGCGAGTGGATCGAGCATGGTCGCCCCGCTCGACCCGGAGCTGCTGCTCGGCGAGATGTCCTTCGTCCCGCGCCCGGCGGCCGACTCGGCTAGTTTGTCTGAGGACGACGGAATCCTGATCGGTTACGGGTATCACCGCGGACGTGCCGAAGGCCAGCTGGTGCTGCTCGACGCGCAAACGTGTGAGTCGGTGGCGACAGTGCACTTACCGCAGCGCGTACCGATGGGATTTCACGGCAACTGGGCGCCTCAGGACTGA
- a CDS encoding DNA-directed RNA polymerase subunit beta, translated as MAVSRQSKNDSLTSSSNSSVPGAPDRVSFAKLREPLEVPGLLDVQTDSFEWLIGKDTWRERAVERGEVDPKGGLEEVLEELSPIEDFSGSMSLSFSDPRFDEVKAPVDECKDKDMTYAAPLFVTAEFINNNTGEIKSQTVFMGDFPMMTEKGTFIINGTERVVVSQLVRSPGVYFDDTIDKSTEKVLHSVKVIPSRGAWLEFDIDKRDTVGVRIDRKRRQAVTVLLKALGWTNEQIRERFGFSEIMMQTLERDPTSNSDEALLEIYRRLRPGEPPTKESAQTLLENLFFKEKRYDLARVGRYKINKKLGLSATPAETSSTTLTEEDVVATVEYLVRLHEGQTSMTIPGGVEVPVETDDIDHFGNRRLRTVGELIQNQIRVGMSRMERVVRERMTTQDVEAITPQTLINIRPVVAAIKEFFGTSQLSQFMDQNNPLSGLTHKRRLSALGPGGLSRERAGLEVRDVHASHYGRMCPIETPEGPNIGLIGSLSVYARVNPFGFIETPYRKVTDGVVTDEIQYLTADEEDRHVVAQANSPLDDAGHFAEDRVLVRRKGGEVEYVSSAEVDYMDVSPRQMVSVATAMIPFLEHDDANRALMGANMQRQAVPLVRSEAPLVGTGMELRAAIDAGDVVVADKAGVIEEVSADYVTVMADDGTRHTYRMRKFARSNHGTCANQRPIVDSGERVEAGQVIADGPCTDNGEMALGKNLLVAIMPWEGHNYEDAIILSNRLVEEDVLTSIHIEEHEIDARDTKLGAEEITRDIPNVSDEVLADLDERGIVRIGAEVRDGDILVGKVTPKGETELTPEERLLRAIFGEKAREVRDTSLKVPHGESGKVIGIRVFSREDDDELPAGVNELVRVYVAQKRKISDGDKLAGRHGNKGVIGKILPVEDMPFLPDGTPVDIILNTHGVPRRMNIGQILETHLGWVAKAGWNIEGAPDWAANLPEDLHSSQPDSIVATPVFDGAKEAELQGLLGSTLPNRDGDVMVNADGKANLFDGRSGEPFPYPVTVGYMYIMKLHHLVDDKIHARSTGPYSMITQQPLGGKAQFGGQRFGEMECWAMQAYGAAYTLQELLTIKSDDTVGRVKVYEAIVKGENIPEPGIPESFKVLLKELQSLCLNVEVLSSDGAAIEMRDGDDEDLERAAANLGINLSRNESASVEDLA; from the coding sequence TTGGCAGTCTCCCGCCAGAGCAAGAACGACTCACTTACTTCCTCTTCTAACAGTTCTGTACCCGGTGCTCCAGATCGCGTCTCGTTCGCCAAGCTGCGCGAACCTCTCGAGGTTCCCGGTTTGCTGGATGTTCAGACCGATTCTTTCGAGTGGCTGATCGGTAAGGACACCTGGCGTGAGCGCGCGGTGGAACGCGGCGAGGTCGACCCCAAGGGCGGTCTCGAAGAGGTCCTCGAAGAGCTGTCGCCGATCGAGGATTTCTCGGGTTCGATGTCGCTCTCGTTCTCCGACCCTCGATTCGACGAGGTGAAGGCCCCGGTCGATGAGTGCAAAGACAAGGACATGACGTACGCGGCCCCGCTGTTCGTCACCGCGGAGTTCATCAACAACAACACCGGCGAGATCAAGAGCCAGACGGTGTTCATGGGTGACTTCCCGATGATGACCGAGAAGGGCACGTTCATCATCAACGGCACCGAGCGTGTGGTGGTCAGCCAGCTGGTCCGCTCGCCGGGCGTGTACTTCGACGACACCATCGACAAGTCCACCGAGAAGGTGCTGCACAGCGTCAAGGTGATCCCGAGCCGCGGCGCGTGGCTGGAGTTCGACATCGACAAGCGCGACACCGTCGGCGTCCGCATCGACCGCAAGCGCCGCCAGGCCGTCACCGTGCTGCTCAAGGCGCTGGGCTGGACCAACGAGCAGATCCGGGAACGCTTCGGCTTCTCCGAGATCATGATGCAGACCCTCGAGCGCGACCCTACGTCGAACTCCGACGAGGCGCTGCTGGAGATCTACCGCCGGCTGCGTCCGGGCGAGCCGCCGACCAAGGAGTCCGCGCAGACCCTGCTGGAGAACCTGTTCTTCAAGGAGAAGCGCTACGACCTGGCCCGCGTCGGTCGCTACAAGATCAACAAGAAGCTGGGCCTGAGCGCGACGCCAGCCGAGACGTCGTCGACCACGTTGACCGAGGAAGACGTCGTCGCGACCGTCGAGTACCTGGTGCGCCTCCACGAGGGCCAAACCTCGATGACCATCCCCGGCGGCGTCGAAGTGCCGGTGGAGACCGACGACATCGACCACTTCGGTAACCGTCGTCTGCGTACCGTCGGCGAGCTGATCCAGAACCAGATCCGGGTCGGTATGTCCCGGATGGAGCGCGTGGTCCGCGAGCGGATGACGACTCAGGACGTCGAGGCGATCACGCCGCAGACCCTGATCAACATCCGCCCGGTGGTCGCCGCGATCAAGGAGTTCTTCGGCACCAGCCAGCTGTCGCAGTTCATGGACCAGAACAACCCGCTGTCGGGTCTGACGCACAAGCGTCGTCTCTCGGCGCTGGGCCCCGGTGGTCTGTCACGTGAGCGCGCCGGCCTCGAGGTTCGTGACGTGCACGCCAGCCACTACGGCCGGATGTGTCCGATCGAAACTCCTGAGGGTCCGAACATCGGTCTGATTGGTTCGCTCTCGGTGTACGCACGGGTCAACCCGTTCGGCTTCATCGAGACGCCGTACCGCAAGGTCACCGATGGTGTCGTCACCGACGAGATCCAGTACCTGACCGCCGACGAGGAAGACCGCCACGTCGTCGCCCAGGCCAACTCGCCGCTCGACGACGCCGGCCACTTCGCCGAGGACCGCGTGCTGGTTCGACGCAAGGGCGGCGAGGTCGAGTACGTGTCGTCGGCCGAGGTCGACTACATGGACGTCTCGCCACGCCAGATGGTCTCGGTGGCCACCGCGATGATTCCGTTCCTCGAGCACGACGACGCCAACCGTGCCCTGATGGGTGCCAACATGCAGCGCCAGGCGGTTCCGCTGGTGCGTAGCGAGGCGCCGCTGGTGGGTACCGGCATGGAGCTGCGCGCCGCGATCGACGCCGGCGACGTCGTCGTCGCGGACAAGGCCGGTGTCATCGAGGAAGTCTCGGCGGACTACGTCACCGTGATGGCTGACGACGGCACCCGGCACACCTACCGGATGCGCAAGTTCGCCCGGTCCAACCACGGCACCTGCGCCAACCAGCGTCCGATCGTCGACTCCGGCGAGCGGGTCGAGGCCGGCCAGGTCATCGCCGACGGGCCGTGCACCGACAACGGCGAGATGGCGCTGGGCAAGAACCTGCTCGTCGCGATCATGCCGTGGGAGGGTCACAACTACGAGGACGCGATCATCCTGTCCAACCGCCTGGTTGAAGAGGACGTGCTCACCTCGATCCACATCGAGGAGCACGAGATCGACGCCCGCGACACCAAGCTGGGTGCCGAGGAGATCACGCGGGACATCCCGAACGTCTCCGACGAGGTGCTGGCAGACCTCGACGAGCGCGGCATCGTCCGCATCGGTGCAGAGGTCCGCGACGGCGACATCCTGGTCGGCAAGGTCACCCCGAAGGGTGAGACGGAGCTGACCCCGGAGGAGCGGTTGCTCCGCGCGATCTTCGGTGAAAAGGCCCGCGAGGTCCGTGACACGTCGCTGAAGGTGCCGCACGGTGAGTCCGGCAAGGTCATCGGCATCCGGGTGTTCTCGCGCGAGGACGACGACGAGCTGCCGGCCGGTGTCAACGAGCTGGTCCGCGTCTACGTCGCTCAGAAGCGCAAGATCTCCGACGGTGACAAGCTGGCCGGACGCCACGGCAACAAGGGCGTCATCGGCAAGATCCTGCCGGTCGAGGACATGCCGTTCCTTCCGGACGGCACCCCGGTGGACATCATCCTGAACACGCACGGTGTGCCGCGACGGATGAACATCGGCCAGATCCTGGAGACCCACCTCGGGTGGGTGGCCAAGGCCGGCTGGAACATCGAAGGTGCTCCGGACTGGGCGGCGAACCTGCCCGAGGATCTGCACAGCTCGCAGCCGGACTCGATCGTTGCGACGCCCGTCTTCGACGGCGCCAAAGAGGCTGAGCTGCAAGGGCTTTTGGGCTCGACGCTGCCTAACCGCGACGGCGACGTGATGGTGAACGCGGACGGCAAGGCGAACCTGTTCGACGGCCGTAGCGGTGAGCCGTTCCCGTACCCGGTGACCGTTGGCTACATGTACATCATGAAGCTGCACCACCTGGTGGACGACAAGATCCACGCCCGGTCCACTGGCCCGTACTCGATGATCACCCAGCAGCCGTTGGGTGGTAAGGCGCAGTTCGGTGGTCAGCGGTTCGGTGAGATGGAGTGCTGGGCCATGCAGGCCTACGGCGCCGCGTACACGCTGCAGGAGTTGTTGACCATAAAGTCCGACGACACCGTCGGCCGGGTCAAGGTGTACGAGGCAATCGTCAAGGGCGAGAACATCCCCGAGCCGGGCATCCCCGAGTCGTTCAAGGTGCTCCTCAAGGAGTTGCAGTCGCTGTGCCTCAACGTCGAGGTGCTCTCCAGCGACGGCGCGGCCATCGAGATGCGTGACGGCGATGACGAGGACCTGGAGCGCGCTGCGGCGAACTTGGGAATCAACTTGTCCCGCAACGAATCCGCTTCTGTCGAGGACCTGGCTTAG